In Cydia pomonella isolate Wapato2018A chromosome 12, ilCydPomo1, whole genome shotgun sequence, the sequence ATGGTAACAATTTTGTCCgaaataattataatgctattcgtaaagatattcaagatatgagcaaaaatctgaaaaaaggtCCCCCACCCTCGAGTACTTTTGGTATGTTGATCTGCAGACCACAAGGTATATGTACGTATACTAATTTTCAAAACGACATGAATTATTGCCCCTGATTGCCCATATTCGAGTTATTTTTCTTGAGTTATATCGCTTGTAGCTTATGTAAGTagcgtaaacaaaaatattaatactgTTAGTAGTAACTAGTTAGTGGAACTAAGTGCGACCACGCAAATACTTAATGAAATGGTACATGGTATCGAGATGACTAACCGAAGTAAACTGGTTGAACTTGACTTTTCTACCAATGATGCAGTGAAGTGTGCGGGAAGTATAAATACATACGCGTAGTGAAAGAAAGCATCAGTTAATCTGAGTCGTTTGTCGTTCGCACCTGAACTAACACAGACCACGATGAACTCGCTGGTGGTGTTGTTTTCCGTGATGGCTCTGGCCGCGGCCAGCCCCTCGGGCCTGCTGGCCACCGCACCGCTGGCGTACTCCGCGCCGGTGCTGGCCGCCGCACCCGCCGCCGTCTCCAGCCAGTCTCGCCTTGACATCAAGTCCTCGCCAGCCATCGTCAGCACTTCTTACGCCGCTGCTCCTGTAGCCTACGCCGCAGCGGCTCCCATTGCTCCCGTAGCTGCTGCAGCCATCGCGCCCGCTGCCGTCTCACACCAGTCCCGCATTGACATCAAGTCATCTCCGGCTGTCGTGAGCACGTCTTACGCTGCTGCTCCCATTGCCGCTGCGGCCCCCATCGCGTACAGCGCTCCTGTTGCTTATTCTGCGCCAGTGGCAACTGCAGCCATCGCTCCCGCCGCTGTCTCCCACCAATCTCGTGTCGACATCAAGTCATCTCCAGCTGTGGTTAGCACTTCTTACGCCGCTACTCCCATCGCCTACGCTGGTGCTGGCCCCATCGCCTACAGCGCCCCGTTAATCAAGACCGCGGCTGTCGCTACACCCGTCATCGCTACTACTGGCTACGCGGCCCCCATCACCTCTGCCGCCATCGCGCCTGCCTTGCCCCTAGATACCCCTGAGGTGATCGCCGCACGTGCCGCGCACTTCGAGGCCCACGCCCTCGCTGGCGCGCACCTGATTAAGAAGCGCTCTGCGCCGCTGTTCGCCGCCCCAGTCGTGTCCACGTACTCCGCGCCGATCGCCTACTCCGCGCCCATCGCTCCCGTGACGTCGTACGCCTCCTACACCCCCCTTACCTACTCCTCGCCCCTCATCACCAAAGCCTACAGCGTGCACCCCTGGTGAGCGCCATCATGGTAACGAGGACTTACTCACCTCGGTTCAGCAACATCGAACGACAATGATTAACTTGTAAATAAATTGGAATTATTAACACTCAAAGTTTTATTATTCGTAAGTcgtttttttacttatttttaagtatatatatccaAGAGGCATGGgtacccaattttttttttaattgatataaaaatatcagTAAGTCAAGTTATTATATAGATGTCGTGCAGGTGCCTATAACGTGATACACCGACATTTCAATCAAACCTAAATTCGCACTTACCTATGAACAATCGATTCCTAGATACTGACCGGACAGGATCACACATCCTGCTTCATGCTATATGCTTACATACTGCTTCTAAGAAAAACTATAAAGGAATAGAAATAAGTGGACGATTCAATATACAACGACACTTTGGCAAAAGCCGaccaaaatactaaaaaataaaaaataaaataaaatatttttatttcagaactatcagaattccataaaaaattgttagtaccatcgttatagctaggggttagtaagtacattaaaatcaaatcatatccaaacataataagaataataaataattaataatattgacataataacaatgaaatcatgattcatagtaaaataaaaattagttgaaataatgaatacaaaaataattattatattaacatgtcaaattcaaaataaaatagactagaataataattacaatgtcaaaatttactacttttattcatattcccataaataatgatttcatgtcaaaagagcaataggtacaagtataaaaatgtcgTAATATTTTTCGCttcaaacataacaaaatttgcaatacattctATCTTGAAATATACTTTAAAGTatgctaaaaatcaaaatacaagttaatttaaaaagtcgCTGAACGAATGTTGGTCCGTTTGAGCAGTACAGCCTACGAGGGCTAATCCAAAAGATGATcaatcgtgtgatgagcatggatatttgttcctgagtcatgggtgttttctatgtatttaagtatttataaatatttatatattatatatatcgttgtctaagtaccctcaacacaagccttattgagcttactgtgggacttagtcaatttatgtaaaaatgtcctataatatttattatttaatatttattattatttaatttcataataatCCCTCGTAACTTTTTGAGATTGGAGTGTTgtaaaatgagctaacttaaggttttTAGGCTCTTTCCCTCCagtttccatacatttttccaCTCTGTGTATTCATGACTCCTTATCCATTATTTACAGTGAAATAGTATAACCTAGTAATAGTATATATACGTATAGCTATGGTAGCCAGAAGTAACTATAGAGCGCTGGCTACACGTTGGAAGCTTTCCTTTACTCCCCGTCTTGATAGGGTATCCATGGGGCGATTACGTGATTAGGCGACTAGGTCAACATAAaacttttatatatgtatataagttttatgttttgttatatATATGTTGAGTATGTAATTAGCATATCCTAAATATTACTGTAATTCACTATGAAGATTGACCACCTTATAAGAAGcaccaaaaataataaacctTGAATTTGAttgttctattttatttattaatgagtTAATGATTGTCGTCCGATGTTGCTGAACCGAGGCGAATAAATCCTCGTTACCATGATGGCGCTCACCAGGGGTGCACGCTGTACGCCTTGGTGATGAGGGGCGAAGAGTAGGTGAGGGGGGTGTAGGAGGCGTATGACGTCACGGGAGCAATGGGCGCGGAGTAGGCGATCGGCGCGGAGTACGTGGACACGATCGGGGCGGCGAACACCGGTGCTGAGCGCTTCTTGATCAGGTGCGCACTGGCGAGGGCGTGGGCCTCGAAGTGCGCAGCACGGGCGGCAATCACCTCAGGGGTATCCAAGGGCAAAGAAGGCGCGATCGCGGCAGTAGCGATGGGCGCCGCGTAGCCAGTAGTAGCGATGACGGGTGTAGCGACAGCCGCGGTCTTGATCAGCGGGGAACTGTAGGCGATGGGGGCAGCAGCAGCGTAGGCGACGGGAGCAGCGGCGTAAGAAGTACTAACGACAGCCGGAGATGACTTGATGTCGACACGGGACTGGTGGGAGACAGCGGCAGGAGCGATGGCCGCAGCTGCCACTGGCGCAGAATAAGCAACAGGAGCGCTGTACGCGATGGGGGCCGCAGCGGCAATGGGAGCCGCGTAAGAAGTAGTAACTATGGCCGGGGATGACTTGATGTCAATGCGGGATTGGTGTGAGACGGCAGCGGGCGCAAGGGCTGCGGCAGATACGGGTGCGGTGTAAGCCACGGGAGCAATGGGAGCCGCTGCGGCATAGGCTACAGGAGCAGCGGCGTATGAAGTGCTGACAACGGCTGGCGAGGACTTGATGTCGAGGCGAGACTGGCTGGAGACGGCGGCAGGCGCGGCGGTTAGCACCGGCGCCGAGTACGTCAGTGGTGCGGGAGCTAGCAAGCCTGAGGGTTTGGCGGAGGCCAGCGCCATCACGGAAAACAACACCACCAGCGAGTTCATCGTGGTCTGTGTTAGTTCAGGTGCGAACGACAAACGACTCAGATTAACTGATGCTTTCTTTCACTACGCGTATGTATTTATACTTCACGCACACTTCAGTGCATCATTGGTAGAAAAGTCAAGTTCAACCAGTTTGGTCGCCAGTTAATTTCGCTTAAAGTTTTACAATTACGAAAACTATTCAATTACTTGCATCAGCTAATAAAGCAATGCACTTGATAGAAAGACAAAATAAGTtgtaaattttaactttttgcttatacatatatataccatAAATAATAGATATCTTTAATTAATCAATATTTAGGTATGTACTCCAGAAAGTAATTCACAGGTAATATATGTTCTCTTATTGAATTTGTAGCCTTCTATGAACTACTCCTAAAAGTAATATTGAAAATACGCTCTTAGTAATACCTTGCCTGCTACTTGGTAACTTATTTAACTTAGGTAATCTAGCTTTTACCGTTtcttttttgatgaatttttaaagacCCTTCTcctcacatattaccggggacgcacgcttgcgacctcattattaaaaggcaagatgagaagttGTTCTCATAgtaaccaatacttgttatgatattacgtaacaaaaggtgtacaatttcaacgactaaatctatcaattttacatttttgctttaaaatcgtCACCGGGCTCAAAAAgaatttgctatttaaaataTGGGGTCACAGAGTTGTCAAACgccattttaaaaaaatcaaagttacTGCATAATGTATGAATGaggccgtacagcgccatctcgtttagcTATGGAATTCAAAACAAGAAAGTGTCTTAGACTtgacacatcttactcaatcaatgtatctttgtcTCCGGGAAAAAACGCCCCTGCCCGGAGGTCGCCAGACACACCAATAAGTTTCTGTGATATTTGTTTACTTAAGTACTAGTTTTTTGGTGTCTGACGTCCAAGTCCCAAACATCTCAATCGCAAAAGCCACAAACAAACACATAATTGTTtttcagagctcaacgagggggggtgggggtgggtttagggtcggcaacgcgcatgtaagtcctctggagttgcaggcgtacataggctacggagactgcttaccatcaggcgggccgttgtttgccaccgacatagtataaaaaaaaacgcacttGGTGTTTTGGGCgtgaaaaatacgaaaaatgtgccaaaaataataatatgtatgtagtgtatacatatttttggcacatttttcgtatcgatatttttagacgtgaccgtacagcGTTGTCACTGTACCTACATAGGACGTAGCCATTGTATCTACACAAGTCACGTCCTATGCCATGAAACGTCAGAAACCATGGCACTAGCGAACACCCATCGGGACTTTTACCGTCCGCCTGACTCCAGATCCCACGAACCTAGGTCGGGTAAAGAAGTATAAGATCTATAATTAAGACCATCATCTATATTATACAAGAAGATAAGATCGTTTAACGCAGCGTGTCTGCACACCCGGCCGCGGCACTCGATTGGCACCGTGGCGCCCTCTCTTATCCTCTAAAACTATTAGTACTTATTTAACAAAGCTGATTTGGTCAGTACTTGCCTACTTTTATCGTCTcaagattgaaaaaaaaagtaataaatattcataGGCGTACCTTGAATTTCGAGAATACTGTACGCAAACATTGCTAAAGCTTCCGGGACGAATAAAAAATCGTCTTTTGATCGAGCGCCTACTGATACTttagtacatatatttaaattgaagGTGATTGTGTGGCATTTTATTGTTAATAGTTCGTTGTTAGAAGAGTAGGTATATAAACATCATTGGTTGCGAATAAGGCATCAGTCGATCCTAATCGGTCAGACAAAACAAATCAACACAGACCACAATGTTCAAGCTGGTGGTGTTGTTCGCTTCTGTGGCTTTGGCAGCGGCCAAGCCTGGCGTGGTGGCTCCTGTGGCCTACAGCGCGGCGGTGCCAGCCGTGAGCTCCGTGTCTCAGTACAGCAGCAGTGTGGTGCATGGTTCCCCTGTGGTTCCTGCCGTGTACTCGGCAGCTGTTGTACCCGCTGCATACAGCGCTGCCGTGGTTCCCGCTGTCGCCCCCGCTGTGGTTCCCGCTTACGGCTACGGTCTGTCCCAGGCCCCCCACTCACCCGCCGTCGTCCTGGATGCCGTGAATGGAGTCCCCCTCGACACGCCTGAGGTGGTCGCCGCCCGTGCCGCCCACTACCAAGCGAAAGCTCTGTCTGGCCATCACCTGCGCAAGCGATCCGTCGCTGCTGTTGCTCCCGTGGCATACAGCTCGTACGTGTCTCCTGTTTCCGCCGTTGCTTACTCCTCTCCCGTCGTTTCTCCTTACTCTTCCGTTGTTTCCCCTTACTCGGCGGTAGTTTCCCCTGTGTCTTACTCCGCTGTAGTCCCTAAGGCTTACAGCGTCCATCCCTGGTAAATACCCACTGTAAACTACCTAGATCCTGTATACGAGTGTGACATATACCTACACAATAAGTTCAAATTTGGAAATAATAAATGGACCGTTTGATCTAtttggatttttatttataccaacttaaaattagttaaaaaccacaaataaaaatataaggcaaataaatataaatgacagATTATATGTACACCGTATGTTATACGTAGGTACGCTTTTACCTACCTACGCATTTACGTAAATTTTGCACGACATTTCACTCGAGGCCAAGTATCTCACTATATGAGACAAATGATTTCCGCCTAGCATCTGAATCTTGTAGGAATTTAAGTTCAAAATATTTACGCGAGTAGACATaaaccatttttattattatatcaaaataaaaatacatatttaaaacgtCCATCTTCTTTTTTGTTGAAAAACACTGTGTTgttggataaaaaaaatcttcactAACCTAGTtacattatcaatattatcatatttaaGCGTTAAAATTCCTACAATACCTATATAGGTGGGTACTGATGACAATAAAgacattattttgctttttttgtcttatttagtaggtatatttttgatgCGCTTCTAACATgggaaaataaatctaataaaaataaagcccatatgttttaatatttctttttttatgcaagttttcaaactggtaataaaataaaaactgataaGTAGTTAAGAAATTAGATCGatctgtttaaaatttattaatgcGTCAAATGCACAAGAAAATTAAGCGAGTACATTAAAGTGGATATTAAGttgttcaaattttaaaatattgatgaaatgttattacaataaataataccaaATAAAATCCTGTCTCGCTTTTGCCACTGGCTTTTCAATTCTTCAAAATTTGTGAAATGCTCAGGTAAAATTCtaaacaataacataaaaatgaCGCTACAAGAAGCTACAAGTAATTGCTGCAGTAGGATGTGCTTCTGTATCAGACCTGACACAATCTTCATTAAGTAAACgattttgaaatgaaataattagataGTTATTCTTGTTATTGcactttattatttaacatttgtaaacaaaatctttttacaataaaaccGTAGCCAGTTAGTTACATATTTCTTAATAATGTCCGACGTGAGGATAAAGACCGCCATGGATTCCAGCTCCGTAGTGCAGCGGTGAGGCGACCACTGTCTTATGGAGCAGTGGTACTGGCAGCACGGGGGCCACTAGCGCTGGGGAAGAGTGTACGTCCAAGCGAGCCTGGTGCGAGACGGCCACAGGGGCGACGTGGGCGAGCGGAGCCACGGCAGCCAAGGGAGCCACGTAATGAGGCGAGCGCTTCCACAAGTGATGTCCCAGGGGCCCGGCGACCACTCCATGACCCAATAAACCATGGCCAGCGTAGCCGTGATGCACCAGTGGGTAAGGCGCTACCAGCCCGTGGTACGAGTGCGCTGCCGGCACTACTGGGACTACCGCATGGCCACGGCAGAGAGCCAAGCACGTTAACAGCAACAAAAGTCGACCAcacatttttcttgattttgtTAGCAACAATCGACGTGGTGTCAATAGTAGACTAATGCCTGATATCTCAGTTTCCACCTTCTTATACCATGGGTGCTGAATCATAGTGACAGGAATCTGTTTATTTTCAACAATAGATTCGTTACGGTGTTGAGCACGGTCACTGCAGGTAAtagaaaaaacattaaaattatagtttttacaatccaaataaaaataggtagcAGGTAAAGGAAGTAAGCTTTAAGGAGGTATATGCTGtagttattagtttatttttatactctAAAGGTAAAACGTAGCCTAGCAAGGATGCTTGCAACACCCAGAACGACACATTTGCATTGTTGACCTTTTAAAACCCGGCATAATAGATATTCATCATACAGactcaattatttttataactacccaagtagtaagtaatataaatagatCATCGAATTGCAATGGTATAAAATATGCACCGAATAATTCGCCCGCTTAAACAGTTACATAACGTTATGGTAACGTAAAGGATGCTTAATTGCAACTCCCAGGATGACACATTTGTGTTGTTGACCCTGTTAAAACCTGCATAACAGATATTCATCATACAGgctctattatttttataactacCCAAGTAGAGTAGATATACGTAGATCATCGAATTGCAATGGCATCAAATATACTCCGAATGATTACGCCTGCTTAAACAGTTACATAACGTTATACGTGTTGCGTCACTTTATTTACATCTGAGATATGGATGATGTTTTTATAATGCATCTCAATCCGGCCAGTGCCCGCTGCGTCGTGACACAACCCGTCCGACCGGCCGAGAACTTGAACTTGCGTTCCGCTCCAACTACCGttactttactataaaactAAGGCATCCAACGGCGCATCCATATAAACGTTAGAAATTTCCACGGGAGCGCGCAAAGATGTTCCGAATTCTATCAATACTGGGTTTGATATATCAAGTTTGTTGTCAAATAGCACCGCTAATATATGCCGCGCCAAGTGCCGTGTCGCATCAGTCTCGGATAGATATAAAACACTCTCCAGGTTTCATCTCCACACCGTTGATATACAGCCCTGCTACGACAGTTTTTGCTTCTCATCCTCAACGCTTAGAAGTAGTAAGTGACGCGATTATAACGCCAGTGATTAACACAGATACAGTATTAACTCCAATTGCGTTGAGTTTCTACCATAACCTTCCCCTCGCGCGGGCATTGGAGCATCCAATATCGATAGAGGCTGCACAGGAGGCGGTTATCCAGAGCGAACAAAGTAATGAAGCTACAAAAGAAACAGCAAGTACAGAACAAATAACAACTGAGCTATCGAACATTCATCTAAATACGCCAGGAGTTAACGTGATGTTGGAAAGCGACGGAGTGGACCTGGAGGTGAAGGACACAATTGTACCGAAAGAAGactaagattttataataaaacgaaGATGAGGGCCGTGAAAGTTGTGCAGGGTAGAGACCACCGGAATATCGTggaataatcaatattttaattaaatagctTATATGTGGAAGAACAATGTGCAAGTCTCTTAACTTGGGTGATACAAATGTGTTAATTATTGCACATtagacttaatttttttataaaacagtCCAAATAACTTAATCgtaattaattttatgtaattaatttattatctgCTAATTTATTTGTTGTGTGATAAGTGTATGCATGTGTGTAAAATAAGAGGTATTTAAAACGAAAATGCCTATCAATTACAAAAAGTCTACAGGATACCtatacttacataattttatacTCGATTCTTGATATTGACAGATCATTGCCATTTTTGAAGAtgatatagtagattgttaaccggAGGATGAAAGGCACGTGAGAGCGCAAATAGTTCGAGGCTGAAAtcgtgcctttcacccgagttaaacactttacttttcatttcgaatacgaggaatataaattacgtgtgtatttaattttgttaagcgGTTTAAAcatgcataattttttttttctttaattatcaatttagtaaaatttataattatttatagaatGGGAAAgaaaatatcagaatggaaattttacaacaaataaagaaaaaaaaacgaacttcgaaaatcactttaatgtgtgctcgatagatttttttttcagtgtattgTTACAAATCTGCTAAATGCAGGAATGTtcagattttttaaagtttggcaacgcgcatgta encodes:
- the LOC133523590 gene encoding cuticle protein 16.5-like, which codes for MNSLVVLFSVMALAAASPSGLLATAPLAYSAPVLAAAPAAVSSQSRLDIKSSPAIVSTSYAAAPVAYAAAAPIAPVAAAAIAPAAVSHQSRIDIKSSPAVVSTSYAAAPIAAAAPIAYSAPVAYSAPVATAAIAPAAVSHQSRVDIKSSPAVVSTSYAATPIAYAGAGPIAYSAPLIKTAAVATPVIATTGYAAPITSAAIAPALPLDTPEVIAARAAHFEAHALAGAHLIKKRSAPLFAAPVVSTYSAPIAYSAPIAPVTSYASYTPLTYSSPLITKAYSVHPW
- the LOC133523589 gene encoding cuticle protein 16.5-like, yielding MNSLVVLFSVMALASAKPSGLLAPAPLTYSAPVLTAAPAAVSSQSRLDIKSSPAVVSTSYAAAPVAYAAAAPIAPVAYTAPVSAAALAPAAVSHQSRIDIKSSPAIVTTSYAAPIAAAAPIAYSAPVAYSAPVAAAAIAPAAVSHQSRVDIKSSPAVVSTSYAAAPVAYAAAAPIAYSSPLIKTAAVATPVIATTGYAAPIATAAIAPSLPLDTPEVIAARAAHFEAHALASAHLIKKRSAPVFAAPIVSTYSAPIAYSAPIAPVTSYASYTPLTYSSPLITKAYSVHPW
- the LOC133523591 gene encoding transcriptional regulatory protein AlgP-like, producing the protein MFKLVVLFASVALAAAKPGVVAPVAYSAAVPAVSSVSQYSSSVVHGSPVVPAVYSAAVVPAAYSAAVVPAVAPAVVPAYGYGLSQAPHSPAVVLDAVNGVPLDTPEVVAARAAHYQAKALSGHHLRKRSVAAVAPVAYSSYVSPVSAVAYSSPVVSPYSSVVSPYSAVVSPVSYSAVVPKAYSVHPW